The genomic stretch TCCCTGGACGGACAGGTCCGGCACGGCGACCTTCGCCTGCATCCGGCACAGCCGGTCCACGAGGCGCACCGGCAGCCGTCGTACCAGCACACCCGAGTACTGTGCGGGCCAGCCGAGTGTCGAACGGCGCACGAGGTGCGGGACGGTGCGGACGGCCAGCCGCACCCGTGCGGCCCCGCCCTCCACCAGGTCCACGGCGATCTCGGCGCCGGTGTTGCCGGCCCCGACGACCAGGACGTCCCGGCCGGTGTACGGCTCGGCGTCGCGGTAGTGACCGGCGTGCAGGAACTCCCCGCCGTAATCCGCGAGGCCCGGCCAGTCGGGGACGCGCGGGGTGTGGTTGTAGCCGGTGGCGACGACCACCGCGCTGCCGGTCAGCTCGCGCCCGCCGGAGGCGTGCAGCAGCCAGCCGTCGCCGTCCTCGGCGCGCTCGACACGGAAGACCTCCACGCCGGTGACGATCTCCAGCTCGTGGTGCTCGGCGTACCTCTCCAGATAGCGCACCACGTTGTCCCGGGAGACCCAGCGCCCGAACCTGCGGGGGATCTTGAGACCCGGCAGGGCGGACAGCCGCCGGGTGGTGTGCAGCCGCAGGCGGTCGTAGTGGCCGCGCCAGGAGGTGCCGAGACGGTCGGCCTTCTCCAGCACCACGGCCCGTATGCCCCGTGCCCGCAGCGCGTACGCGGCGGCCAGACCGCCCGGACCGGCGCCTATGACGTAGACCGGGCGGTCGGCGGGCGTGGCGGTGAGATGCACGGAGGCACAGCGAGAGACGGCCATGTTCCGGAGCGTAATCACACATCCGGTTGATGGGTCTCGGTCAAGACCGGAATTGGTTGCGGATTGATCACGCGTGTGGAGAAGTATGCGCTGCAAGTGACGTAGCCCACGTGGATAAGGCGAAAGTGCGCACTACTTCCCCGACGGATACCGCTGACCCCTGCCGGGAGGCTCGGCAATCCCTCGTATCTGACGTACCGTCAGATCTATGGACTCCATATGGCTCGACGGCGCGGAATGGCTGGCGGCGCTGCGGATCGGCCTCGGTCTGTGGTGGCTGGAGAGCTGGCGGCACAAGGACAAGAAGGCCTGGTTCGAGCGCGGCAGCGGCATCGCCTGGGCGGCGGGGGTCGCCGAGAAGCACCGCTGGGCGCCGGTGCGCACCGGCTTCGAGTCGATGGTGAAGCCGCATCCCAGGTTGATGGCGTACCTCGTCGCCTACGCCGAACTCTCCCTCGGCCTCGGCCTGATCCTCGGCTTCCTGACCCCGGTCGCGCTGCTGGGCGGCCTGCTGCTGAACGCGATCTACTTCGTTCTGATGATCCACGACTGGGCGGAGCAGGGTCAGAACTCGATGATGGCGCTGATCTCGCTGGTCGGCTTCTTCGGCATGTCCTGGCAGACCTGGTCGCTGGACGCCTGGCTGGGGTGGTCCTGATGGGGGCGGTACGGTACGACGTCCCCGAGCCCGACGCCTTCACGCGTCCCTACTGGGAGGCGGCCGCGCGGGGCCTGCTGCTGATCCGCCGCTGCGGGGCCTGCGGCCGGGCCCACCACTACCCCCGCGAGTTCTGCCCGCACTGCTGGAGCGAGCAGGTGACCTGGGAGGAGGCGAGCGGCCTGGCCGCGCTCTACACCTGGTCCACCGTGCACCGCAACGATCTTCCGCCCTTCGGGGACCGTGCGCCCTATGTGGCCGCGGTGGTCGATCTGGCGGAGGGGCCGCGGATGATGACGGAGGTCGTGAACTGCGCGGAGGGATCCCTGAGGGCCGGGATGGCCCTGCGGGTGACGTTCCGGGACGGAAAACCGGTGTTCGAGCCCGGCCGCTGAGCCCGATCCTGGGCGTATGCGCCCAGAGAACTGGCACCTCACCGAAGACCTCGACGCGTTCCTCTCCCACGCGGGCGACTTCCTGCGCTCCCAACCGGCCCTGCACACGGTGACGTTGACCGTGACGGACGCGCTGCGCCGCCGTGGACCGCACCTCTACGGCGCCGAGGCCCCGCTCTTCGGCGTCCTGGACGACGGCACGGTCCGCGCGGCCCTGCTCCACACCCCGCCCTTCCCCGTCCACGTCGGCCCGCTCGCCCCACCGGAGGCCGAGGCCCTGGCGGTCCGGCTCACGGAGCTGGGCCGCCCGACGTCCGGGGTCTCCGGCCCGCGGGAGACGGCGGAGGCCTTCGCGACGGCCTGGCAGCGGCTCACCGGTACGGCGGGTACGGTCCACCAGCGGCAACGCCTTTACGGGCTCGTCGAGTTGACCGCCCCTGAGCCTGCGCCGCGGGGCCGGGCGCGGAGCGCGGTCGCCGCGGACCGCGAGCTGCTGGAGCGCTGGTATCTCGACTTCAACGAAGACGTCGGACTCGGCGTCGGGCTCGACCCGGCCGAGTGGGCCGAAGTCCGCCTCGCCCACGGTGGCGTGACCCTCTGGGAGGAGGCCGACGGCACGCCCGTCTCCATGGCCGCGGCCACCCCGGTGGTCGCCGGCCAGGTCCGCATCGCCCCCGTCTACACCCCGGCCGGGCTGCGCGGCCGCGGCTACGCGGGCGCGGCCACGGCTCAGGCGAGCCGGGCCGCACGCGAGAAGGGCGCCTCGGAGGTGGTCCTCTTCACCGACCTCGCCAACCCGACGAGCAACGGCCTGTACCAGCGGATCGGCTACCGGCCGGTGGCGGACTTCACGGTGTGGCGCTTCGGGGCCGCGGAGGGGTGAGGTGGGTGCGGAGAAAGGGACTGCCACGCCTTCGAGTGACCGGGCTCGTCCGGCGGGACCGTCGGCTCACGGCCACAGCAAGCCCCGGCTCCAGCCGAACTCCGTGCTCCGGTACTCCAGGCGTACGTGCCGCCGGTCCGGGTCGCCCTGGAAGAACTCCACCGTATGCGGGCGCAACCGGTACAGGGTCCAGGTCGGGGACGGCTCGGCGGGGTGTTCGCGG from Streptomyces roseochromogenus subsp. oscitans DS 12.976 encodes the following:
- a CDS encoding Zn-ribbon domain-containing OB-fold protein, whose translation is MGAVRYDVPEPDAFTRPYWEAAARGLLLIRRCGACGRAHHYPREFCPHCWSEQVTWEEASGLAALYTWSTVHRNDLPPFGDRAPYVAAVVDLAEGPRMMTEVVNCAEGSLRAGMALRVTFRDGKPVFEPGR
- a CDS encoding flavin-containing monooxygenase; protein product: MAVSRCASVHLTATPADRPVYVIGAGPGGLAAAYALRARGIRAVVLEKADRLGTSWRGHYDRLRLHTTRRLSALPGLKIPRRFGRWVSRDNVVRYLERYAEHHELEIVTGVEVFRVERAEDGDGWLLHASGGRELTGSAVVVATGYNHTPRVPDWPGLADYGGEFLHAGHYRDAEPYTGRDVLVVGAGNTGAEIAVDLVEGGAARVRLAVRTVPHLVRRSTLGWPAQYSGVLVRRLPVRLVDRLCRMQAKVAVPDLSVQGLPRPDTGLYSRVLEGAVPVQDVGLIDAVRKGKVEVVAAVESFEDGNPGKVVLADGSRIEPDAVIAATGYVRALEGLVGHLGILDDRGRPVAHGGRTSAEAPGLYFTGFTNPISGMFREMALDAGRIAKATARHLRTRQ
- a CDS encoding DoxX family membrane protein, translated to MDSIWLDGAEWLAALRIGLGLWWLESWRHKDKKAWFERGSGIAWAAGVAEKHRWAPVRTGFESMVKPHPRLMAYLVAYAELSLGLGLILGFLTPVALLGGLLLNAIYFVLMIHDWAEQGQNSMMALISLVGFFGMSWQTWSLDAWLGWS
- a CDS encoding GNAT family N-acetyltransferase, with amino-acid sequence MRPENWHLTEDLDAFLSHAGDFLRSQPALHTVTLTVTDALRRRGPHLYGAEAPLFGVLDDGTVRAALLHTPPFPVHVGPLAPPEAEALAVRLTELGRPTSGVSGPRETAEAFATAWQRLTGTAGTVHQRQRLYGLVELTAPEPAPRGRARSAVAADRELLERWYLDFNEDVGLGVGLDPAEWAEVRLAHGGVTLWEEADGTPVSMAAATPVVAGQVRIAPVYTPAGLRGRGYAGAATAQASRAAREKGASEVVLFTDLANPTSNGLYQRIGYRPVADFTVWRFGAAEG